A single window of [Clostridium] hylemonae DSM 15053 DNA harbors:
- a CDS encoding chitobiase/beta-hexosaminidase C-terminal domain-containing protein, which yields MTVALPQGYQFTGGALGNLKLFTVNRQLEPPSITAASYDTAVPVVGGAVTVTPGTYTANEAGAEGEHRYTWYRSDRETGLGTPIARTKDYTPTGEDFGKYIWVETTPRGEITNFGGRPVASPRLQVGVKLTVAVTGSAGGTSPTIDGTAAGGGVVIYGPVTVSFTKTAAGDTVKWTASPNEGSFDDDTAATAVYTPAAQPSAGTIALTATLTVNAKDQDQPAPAPFELAYTANGETDYTVTIPEIAGAEYSFDGTTFGAERSKTGCKPGETVTGYARLAAKPGYNAGAVTGANVTLPLLDVHTPTISPSGGTFTGAQSVTLSCTTAGADIYYTLDGNTPNAGSTRYTGTFTLTKTATVKAIAVKAGMADSIVASASFTRATDDLTPVDLTKDATFTLNGDFALIGRVLLDGKEMGQVNKTPTSADLTWAGYPGNAGKLEKGSVIVTLYKEFLKTLPEGRYTLTVEFNDAGGSVSTGDLQFAVPKQQEPKPTATGGGSAKTGGGSAKTGDESNMALWIVLVCVAGFAVYRKRKYRNQ from the coding sequence GTGACCGTCGCTCTGCCGCAGGGCTATCAATTCACCGGCGGCGCGTTGGGCAACCTGAAACTGTTCACTGTGAACCGCCAGCTGGAGCCTCCCTCCATCACCGCCGCAAGCTATGATACGGCCGTGCCGGTGGTGGGCGGCGCGGTCACCGTCACACCCGGAACCTATACGGCAAACGAAGCGGGCGCGGAGGGCGAGCATCGCTACACATGGTACCGGTCCGACAGGGAAACCGGCTTGGGAACGCCGATCGCGCGCACCAAAGATTATACCCCCACCGGGGAGGATTTCGGCAAATATATCTGGGTGGAGACGACCCCGCGGGGCGAGATAACCAATTTTGGGGGAAGGCCCGTGGCTTCACCGCGCCTGCAGGTGGGAGTAAAGCTCACCGTGGCGGTTACCGGCTCGGCGGGCGGCACAAGCCCCACCATCGACGGCACAGCCGCGGGCGGCGGCGTTGTGATATACGGCCCGGTGACGGTATCTTTCACCAAAACGGCCGCGGGAGATACCGTGAAGTGGACGGCCAGCCCAAATGAGGGCAGCTTTGACGACGACACGGCGGCGACCGCCGTCTATACCCCGGCGGCGCAGCCCTCCGCGGGGACGATCGCCCTCACCGCCACGCTTACAGTCAACGCCAAAGACCAGGATCAACCGGCCCCGGCCCCGTTCGAGCTTGCGTATACCGCCAACGGTGAAACGGATTATACGGTGACGATACCGGAAATTGCGGGCGCGGAGTACAGCTTTGACGGAACGACCTTCGGCGCGGAGCGGAGCAAGACCGGCTGCAAGCCGGGCGAAACGGTCACGGGCTACGCGCGGCTGGCGGCAAAACCGGGCTACAACGCCGGTGCTGTCACCGGCGCAAATGTGACGCTGCCGCTGTTGGATGTACACACGCCCACAATCTCTCCAAGCGGCGGGACGTTCACCGGGGCGCAGAGCGTAACACTCTCCTGCACGACGGCGGGCGCAGATATTTACTACACGCTGGACGGCAACACGCCAAATGCGGGCAGCACGCGCTATACCGGCACGTTTACGCTGACAAAGACCGCGACGGTAAAAGCAATCGCCGTCAAGGCGGGCATGGCGGACAGCATTGTCGCAAGCGCGAGCTTCACGCGGGCCACGGACGACCTCACGCCCGTTGACTTAACGAAGGACGCCACATTTACCTTGAACGGCGATTTTGCGCTGATTGGACGCGTCCTGCTGGACGGCAAGGAAATGGGACAGGTGAACAAAACTCCGACGTCGGCAGACCTCACATGGGCGGGCTACCCCGGCAATGCTGGTAAACTGGAAAAAGGCAGCGTGATTGTGACGCTGTACAAGGAGTTTTTGAAAACACTCCCGGAGGGCAGATACACGCTGACGGTGGAGTTTAATGATGCGGGCGGCTCCGTGAGCACGGGCGACCTGCAATTTGCAGTTCCAAAACAACAGGAACCGAAGCCCACGGCTACGGGCGGCGGCAGCGCAAAAACGGGCGGCGGCAGCGCAAAAACGGGCGACGAAAGTAATATGGCCTTGTGGATCGTGCTGGTATGCGTCGCGGGCTTTGCGGTTTACAGAAAGCGGAAATACAGGAATCAGTAA
- a CDS encoding leucine-rich repeat protein, which yields MDDTVTPSRAAKAPGSTVTVDGLKYNILTMPDGGENGTVEVGVNQSYNGNNLSIPSTITVDNDPDNNGNYDVVQIVNGAFESNQNLTGTLTIPSSVTSIGEQAFQQCSNITELHCLSTKTLTIAWFAFRGCTSLESVSFPDSLQSIEYSVFKDCGSLKSVSFPESLQSIGDSAFEGCKRLASPSFPQSLQSIGINAFKNCKALTSLSFPLALHTIGSNAFRDCKGLKSVTFQNNLQSIQDFAFSGCSGLTSLNFPESLETIGSYAFTGCNSITAFTVPDNNPNFTSENGVLYDKRMETLLIYPLGKEETSFIVPKGVQTIGASGFDNCKNLKSVSFPDSLQFIGMHAFQGCTSLESITFPQSLQSIQNYAFRGCTSLESVTFPQSLQSIQDYAFRDCTSLTNLTFKKDSPPQIGSLNFQVFASIAPTGTIYFPTGQEGNYTEDWKKNTLKLDNNWTLQPAYRLEVKNGTDNTNSGLYLEGDSVSIQADPAPAGYVFDKWTTDKSGSFTKETDPSTTFVMPADHVTVSAAYKKDTSNPGPGPGPNTGSGQNIHVYDTNSRWHDRTAGDGANSIPKTGDTETPLPWVLTMLAALVGCVSLLLYRKHRCTKRHK from the coding sequence ATGGATGATACCGTTACGCCGTCAAGAGCAGCCAAAGCCCCGGGCAGTACAGTGACAGTGGACGGTCTGAAATACAACATTTTAACGATGCCAGACGGCGGGGAAAACGGCACAGTGGAAGTGGGCGTCAATCAATCCTATAACGGAAACAATCTGTCCATCCCTTCAACCATAACCGTGGACAACGACCCAGACAATAACGGGAATTACGATGTTGTGCAAATCGTAAACGGTGCTTTTGAGAGTAATCAAAACCTGACGGGCACGCTGACCATTCCCAGCAGCGTCACTTCCATTGGTGAACAGGCATTCCAACAGTGCTCAAACATTACAGAACTGCACTGCCTTTCCACTAAAACTCTCACCATTGCGTGGTTTGCATTTAGAGGCTGCACCAGTCTTGAAAGCGTGTCCTTTCCAGACAGTCTGCAATCCATTGAGTACTCTGTGTTTAAGGACTGCGGGAGCCTTAAAAGCGTGTCCTTTCCAGAGAGTCTGCAATCCATTGGGGACTCTGCGTTTGAAGGCTGCAAAAGGCTTGCCAGCCCTTCTTTCCCGCAAAGTCTGCAATCCATTGGAATCAATGCGTTTAAGAACTGCAAAGCCCTTACAAGCCTGTCTTTCCCCCTTGCATTGCACACCATTGGATCTAATGCCTTTAGGGACTGTAAGGGCCTTAAAAGCGTAACCTTCCAAAATAATCTGCAATCCATCCAAGACTTTGCATTTAGTGGTTGCTCCGGCCTTACAAGCCTAAACTTTCCGGAAAGTTTGGAAACCATTGGAAGTTATGCGTTCACTGGCTGCAATAGCATTACCGCTTTTACAGTACCGGACAATAACCCGAACTTTACTAGCGAAAATGGCGTGCTGTATGACAAGAGAATGGAAACTCTCCTTATTTACCCACTGGGAAAAGAGGAAACCAGCTTTATTGTGCCAAAAGGCGTACAAACTATTGGCGCATCTGGGTTTGATAACTGTAAGAACCTTAAAAGCGTGTCCTTCCCAGACAGCCTGCAATTCATTGGAATGCACGCGTTTCAGGGCTGTACCAGCCTTGAAAGCATAACTTTCCCACAAAGTCTGCAATCCATCCAAAACTATGCATTTAGAGGCTGCACCAGCCTTGAAAGCGTAACTTTCCCACAAAGTCTGCAATCCATCCAAGACTATGCATTTAGAGACTGTACCAGCCTTACAAACTTGACCTTTAAAAAAGACAGCCCGCCTCAGATAGGCTCTTTGAATTTCCAGGTCTTTGCAAGTATTGCACCCACCGGTACAATCTATTTTCCCACCGGTCAGGAAGGGAACTACACTGAAGACTGGAAGAAAAATACTCTAAAACTTGACAATAACTGGACGCTGCAGCCTGCCTACCGCTTGGAGGTGAAGAACGGCACAGATAACACAAATAGCGGCCTGTATCTTGAAGGCGACAGCGTGTCCATTCAGGCAGATCCTGCTCCTGCCGGTTACGTGTTCGACAAGTGGACGACAGACAAGAGCGGGAGTTTTACTAAAGAAACAGACCCTTCCACCACCTTTGTCATGCCCGCCGACCATGTAACTGTATCGGCTGCCTATAAGAAGGACACTTCTAACCCCGGTCCTGGCCCTGGTCCAAATACTGGCTCTGGTCAGAACATCCATGTGTATGACACAAACAGCCGCTGGCACGACCGTACCGCCGGCGATGGAGCCAACAGCATCCCGAAGACGGGCGATACAGAGACTCCGCTGCCCTGGGTGCTTACAATGCTGGCGGCCCTTGTGGGCTGTGTCTCCCTGCTGCTCTATCGGAAACACCGCTGCACAAAACGTCATAAGTAA
- a CDS encoding PTS transporter subunit IIC, translating into MEKLKKVLDRIFIDGLSAMAQGLFATLIIGTIIQQIGTLIGGPAGDMIYALGKVAASLTGAGIGAAVAYRFKESPLVVVSAATAGMVGAFAGKLLAGAVLVDGAMVYAGPGEPLGAFVAAYIGIVFGHLVSGKTKVDILVTPIVSIGTGSAVGLLLGPPISGFMAWLGSLINWGTEQQPFLMGIVVSVLMGMILTLPISSAALGIILNLSGLAAGAATVGCCCNMVGFAVASYRENKIGGLLAQGIGTSMLQVPNIVRRPVIWLPAILSSAILGPVGTMALHMTSNATGSGMGTAGLVGQIMTWQTMIQTEAASIVMIKILLIQIILPAVVTLVISEFMRKRQWIRFGDMKLEL; encoded by the coding sequence ATGGAAAAATTAAAGAAGGTACTTGACCGGATTTTTATTGACGGGCTGAGCGCAATGGCCCAGGGGCTTTTTGCCACCCTGATCATCGGAACGATCATCCAGCAGATCGGTACGCTCATAGGCGGCCCTGCGGGGGATATGATATATGCGCTCGGAAAGGTGGCGGCCTCACTGACCGGCGCGGGAATCGGCGCTGCCGTTGCCTACAGATTCAAAGAGAGTCCGCTTGTGGTCGTGTCTGCGGCGACTGCCGGTATGGTCGGGGCATTTGCAGGCAAGCTTCTGGCGGGTGCGGTGCTCGTGGACGGCGCAATGGTCTATGCGGGACCTGGTGAGCCGCTTGGAGCATTCGTGGCCGCATACATAGGAATCGTATTTGGGCATCTTGTGTCAGGAAAGACAAAGGTGGATATTCTGGTGACGCCGATCGTTTCAATAGGGACAGGCTCGGCGGTAGGCCTTCTGCTCGGACCGCCCATATCCGGGTTTATGGCATGGCTTGGTTCTCTTATCAACTGGGGAACTGAACAGCAGCCGTTCCTGATGGGAATTGTCGTATCGGTGCTGATGGGTATGATACTCACTCTTCCGATCAGTTCAGCGGCCCTCGGGATCATACTGAACCTGTCGGGGCTTGCGGCCGGGGCAGCCACCGTCGGGTGCTGCTGCAACATGGTAGGCTTTGCTGTCGCCAGTTACCGGGAGAACAAGATCGGAGGTCTGCTGGCCCAGGGGATCGGGACGTCCATGCTCCAGGTGCCTAACATAGTGCGCAGGCCGGTTATCTGGCTGCCTGCCATCCTGTCCAGCGCCATACTCGGTCCGGTTGGCACGATGGCGCTGCATATGACGAGCAACGCGACAGGTTCCGGAATGGGGACGGCAGGGCTTGTGGGGCAGATCATGACGTGGCAGACGATGATCCAGACCGAAGCCGCATCCATTGTCATGATCAAAATACTGCTCATCCAGATCATTCTGCCGGCAGTTGTGACACTTGTGATTTCTGAGTTCATGCGGAAGCGCCAGTGGATAAGATTTGGAGATATGAAGCTTGAATTGTAG
- a CDS encoding GTP pyrophosphokinase, whose protein sequence is MAATIKNYEDVDSWKTIMFLYTSALKEVGTKLEILNDEFQHVHQYNPIEHIKTRVKTPESIVKKLRRYGYETSIENMVKYVNDIAGVRLICSFTSDIYRLAEMIGNQSDLKVLSIKDYIKNPKESGYKSYHMLVSVPIFLSDSVVDTKVEIQIRTIAMDFWASLEHKIYYKFEGNAPDYISRELRECAEMVSTLDEKMLSLNEAIQACLEEQEEFNKRTKNDTENRKNNDSMIQA, encoded by the coding sequence ATGGCGGCAACGATTAAAAACTACGAGGATGTTGACAGTTGGAAGACAATTATGTTTTTGTACACTTCGGCGTTAAAAGAGGTAGGAACAAAGCTGGAGATTCTGAATGATGAGTTTCAGCATGTGCATCAGTATAACCCAATTGAACATATTAAAACAAGAGTTAAAACACCCGAAAGTATAGTTAAAAAGTTAAGAAGATATGGATATGAGACATCCATTGAAAATATGGTAAAATATGTGAACGACATCGCGGGGGTCAGATTGATCTGTTCCTTTACATCTGACATCTACCGGCTGGCGGAGATGATAGGAAACCAGAGTGACCTTAAGGTATTGTCCATAAAGGATTATATTAAGAATCCAAAAGAAAGCGGGTATAAAAGCTATCATATGCTCGTGTCTGTTCCTATCTTTTTATCAGACAGTGTAGTAGATACAAAAGTAGAGATACAGATCCGGACAATTGCCATGGATTTCTGGGCAAGTCTGGAGCATAAGATATATTACAAATTTGAAGGGAACGCGCCGGATTACATCAGCAGGGAACTGCGGGAATGTGCGGAGATGGTGTCCACTCTGGACGAGAAGATGCTGTCGCTGAATGAGGCAATACAAGCGTGCCTGGAAGAGCAGGAAGAGTTTAATAAACGTACAAAAAATGATACTGAAAACAGGAAGAACAATGACAGTATGATACAGGCCTGA
- a CDS encoding YitT family protein has protein sequence MGRFKENKKDLLIQAVYAVMGSLLFALGVNLIIVPLGLYNGGFMGIAQLLRTFFVEVCRLPVPSGIDMSGVIYFIINIPLFYMGLRVLGKEFAVKTLITVTIQSIFLVVVPIPAAPIIDDFLTSCIIGGLIAGTGTGLVLRGRSSGGGQDIIGLCCAKKYPNFSVGRINIMMNVLVYVICLFMFNIEIVIYSLIYTTVLAMALDRVHIQNINTSVMIFTKKLGISKAIIEQTGRGVTNWDGEGAYTNKTSYILFVMISKYEVGQIKRIVHSIDPDAFMIFTEGCAVKGNFEKRL, from the coding sequence ATGGGCAGGTTTAAGGAAAACAAGAAAGATTTACTGATACAGGCGGTCTATGCTGTCATGGGAAGCCTGCTGTTTGCATTGGGTGTGAATCTGATCATCGTCCCCCTCGGACTGTACAACGGGGGCTTTATGGGTATCGCTCAGCTGCTGCGGACCTTCTTCGTGGAAGTCTGCAGGCTCCCGGTGCCCTCAGGGATAGATATGTCCGGTGTCATTTACTTCATCATCAATATTCCGCTGTTCTATATGGGGCTTCGTGTGCTCGGCAAAGAATTTGCCGTAAAGACGTTGATCACGGTTACGATACAGAGTATATTTCTAGTCGTTGTGCCGATCCCGGCAGCTCCGATCATCGACGATTTCCTTACGTCGTGTATTATCGGCGGCCTCATAGCGGGTACAGGCACAGGACTTGTACTGCGCGGAAGAAGCTCCGGCGGAGGACAGGATATCATCGGCCTCTGCTGTGCCAAGAAGTATCCCAACTTCAGTGTGGGCAGGATCAATATTATGATGAATGTACTCGTGTACGTGATCTGCCTGTTTATGTTCAATATCGAGATAGTGATCTACTCATTGATCTATACGACAGTGCTTGCAATGGCGCTGGACAGAGTACATATACAGAACATCAATACCAGCGTGATGATATTTACCAAGAAGCTCGGCATATCCAAGGCGATTATCGAACAGACCGGCCGGGGCGTGACGAACTGGGACGGCGAAGGCGCGTACACGAACAAGACTTCATATATACTTTTCGTAATGATATCAAAATACGAAGTAGGACAGATAAAAAGGATCGTACACAGCATAGATCCCGATGCGTTCATGATATTTACAGAAGGATGCGCCGTAAAAGGAAATTTTGAGAAGCGTCTTTAA
- a CDS encoding transcription repressor NadR, with translation MMKGRHMDGEKRREEIMKLLETEKEPLSGTALARRLGVSRQIIVQDIALLRATNKNILSTNKGYILYGKDSAAATCKRVVMVKHDNDKMAGELYCIVDAGARVLDVIVEHEVYGQIAVDLVINSRKDVDEFMAKILSDNARPLKELTGNVHYHTIEASDSEILDEAEKRLKEAGVLAD, from the coding sequence ATGATGAAAGGAAGACATATGGACGGAGAGAAAAGAAGAGAAGAGATCATGAAGCTGCTGGAGACAGAGAAAGAGCCTCTTTCCGGAACAGCTCTTGCCAGGAGGCTGGGGGTGAGCCGGCAGATCATAGTCCAGGATATCGCGCTTCTGCGCGCGACGAACAAGAATATCCTTTCCACAAATAAAGGATATATCCTGTATGGCAAGGACAGCGCAGCGGCAACGTGTAAGAGGGTGGTCATGGTGAAACATGACAACGATAAAATGGCCGGTGAGCTGTATTGTATCGTAGATGCGGGGGCCAGAGTCCTGGATGTGATAGTGGAGCATGAAGTGTATGGACAGATTGCGGTAGATTTAGTTATTAACAGCAGAAAAGACGTGGATGAATTTATGGCCAAGATACTTTCAGACAATGCCAGGCCTCTGAAAGAACTGACAGGTAATGTCCATTACCATACAATAGAAGCATCGGACAGCGAGATACTGGATGAGGCGGAAAAAAGGCTGAAAGAAGCCGGAGTGCTGGCGGACTGA
- a CDS encoding KamA family radical SAM protein → MNWQDELRHNITTLDELAAYIPGIDTGDCNARNILEKYPMSVPRYYLSLINTDDEGDCIRKMSIPSFSEMDITGTFDTSGESSNTKLRGLQHKYPQTVLLLSTNRCAMYCRYCFRKRMVGSHTEEIVEDIDKAVSYIAEHTEISNVLISGGDSFLLDNAAIEHYLSALCSIGHIDYIRFGTKVPVVFPQRITDDRELQDILKKYCTKKQLYVMTQFNHPSELTEHAVNAVNCLKSLGLIVKNQTVLLKGINDDPAVLAGLMKQFTKIGILPYYVFQCRPVTGVKNQFQVPLRTGYDIVEQAKRLQNGNGKCFRYALSNPDGKVEIIGKMDDSHMIFKYHQAKNPDNIGRIFIKEISEDACWAEE, encoded by the coding sequence ATGAACTGGCAGGATGAATTAAGACATAACATCACAACACTGGATGAATTGGCCGCATACATTCCCGGCATTGATACGGGCGACTGCAATGCGCGCAATATTCTGGAGAAATATCCGATGTCAGTACCCAGATATTATCTGTCATTGATCAATACAGACGATGAGGGTGACTGCATCCGCAAAATGAGTATTCCCTCTTTCTCAGAGATGGATATAACGGGTACTTTTGACACAAGCGGGGAATCATCCAACACAAAGCTTCGGGGACTGCAGCACAAGTATCCGCAGACTGTACTGCTCCTGTCTACAAACCGCTGTGCCATGTACTGCAGATACTGCTTCCGGAAACGTATGGTCGGAAGTCATACGGAAGAGATCGTGGAAGACATAGACAAGGCAGTTTCCTACATCGCGGAACATACGGAAATCAGCAATGTGCTCATCTCCGGCGGCGATTCATTTCTGCTTGACAATGCGGCCATAGAACATTATCTGTCCGCCTTATGCTCCATCGGCCATATCGACTACATACGCTTCGGCACTAAAGTTCCGGTCGTCTTTCCGCAGCGCATTACTGACGACAGAGAACTTCAGGACATCTTAAAAAAATATTGTACCAAAAAGCAGCTCTATGTCATGACACAGTTCAACCACCCTTCCGAGCTTACGGAACATGCAGTTAACGCCGTAAACTGTCTTAAGAGTCTTGGCCTTATTGTCAAGAACCAGACCGTCCTTCTGAAGGGGATCAATGATGATCCAGCGGTTCTTGCCGGGCTGATGAAGCAGTTTACAAAGATTGGCATACTTCCTTATTATGTGTTCCAGTGCCGGCCTGTAACAGGAGTAAAAAACCAGTTCCAGGTTCCGCTTCGGACAGGATACGATATTGTGGAACAGGCTAAAAGACTCCAGAACGGCAACGGAAAATGTTTCAGATACGCGCTCTCAAATCCGGACGGGAAAGTGGAGATCATCGGCAAAATGGATGACAGCCATATGATATTCAAATACCACCAGGCCAAAAATCCGGACAACATCGGCAGGATCTTTATAAAAGAAATAAGCGAGGACGCCTGCTGGGCGGAAGAATGA
- a CDS encoding cob(I)yrinic acid a,c-diamide adenosyltransferase, translating into MTGTGRIHIYYGNGKGKTTAAVGQAVRAAGFGLKVLVFQFLKNNSSSERNVLEKTENITCLPGREHVKFVSQMNGDEKAELRHYNTKALDEIVKFCSPFDVLILDEILCAVQLGVLSEEKLIRFLEHKPRGLEIVMTGHEVSERMLELADYATEMRKVKHPYDEGKMARGGIEY; encoded by the coding sequence ATGACTGGAACGGGAAGGATACACATTTACTATGGTAACGGAAAAGGGAAGACGACAGCGGCGGTGGGGCAGGCTGTGCGTGCGGCAGGATTTGGCCTTAAGGTGCTTGTCTTTCAATTTCTGAAGAACAATTCTTCCAGTGAAAGGAATGTGCTGGAGAAGACGGAAAACATAACATGTCTGCCTGGGCGGGAGCATGTAAAGTTTGTCAGCCAGATGAACGGAGACGAAAAGGCTGAGCTGAGGCATTACAATACAAAGGCGCTGGATGAGATAGTGAAGTTCTGCAGCCCGTTTGACGTTCTTATCCTCGACGAGATATTATGCGCTGTGCAGCTTGGGGTGCTGAGCGAGGAGAAGCTCATACGTTTTCTGGAGCATAAGCCGAGAGGGCTTGAGATCGTTATGACAGGCCATGAAGTGTCGGAGCGTATGCTTGAACTTGCGGATTATGCAACTGAAATGCGCAAGGTCAAACATCCTTATGACGAGGGGAAGATGGCGCGGGGAGGAATTGAATATTAG